The Vicinamibacteria bacterium genome includes the window ATCGCCTTCTCCAAGGGCGACACGGCGTCGGCCAAGCGGTGGATCGACGAGGCGCTCGCGCGGGACGGGACCATCGCCGAGTACCACTACCTCCGCGGACTCTTTGCATCCCGAGCGGGAGCGGGAGCTCGAGCCGAAGCCGCGCCATCGCTGCGGCGCGCTCTCGAGCTCGACCCGGCTTTCCCCGACGCCTGGTCGCTGCTCGGAACGTTGCTTCTGGACTCTGGCCAAGACGAGGAAGCGGTCGAATGTTTTGCCCGAGCCGCCACGCTCGAGCCCGAGAACGCCTCGATTCAGCTCAATCTTGCGTCGGCCTACGCTTCTCTTGGAAACGCAGCGGAAGAAAAGCGAGCCATGGAACGTTACCGCGAACTGAGTCAGAGACGATAGCTAGCTCACGTTCCGCTCCATCCACTCCTCGCACGATCGGGCTGGCTGCTCGAGGCTCCTCCGCTTCTTCGCGAGCTGCTCCTGTGCCCGTCGCAAAGCCGCGGAGATCATAGAGTGGCTCAACGGTTCGTCATCAGAGGCCCCGAGCCGCTCCAGGAGCTCGCGCGTGGAGCTACCGAGAAACTTCGTGACCCACGGCTCGTCCAACCCCGTGTAACAGGAGAAGGTAGTTCCTCGCGGGAGATACATTGCCAGGTTGAGCACGTGGTCGTCGCGTTGCGGCATCGGAAAATGCTCCACCAGCTGAACCCGAACGGGTGTCTGGTCATCGACGCGGCGCCGGTGGTGGATTCCCCGCTTGATCTCTTCGGGAATCTCATCCGAAGCCAGCACGGCGATGGTCCCCGCCCCCCTCCACGTCGGCAACTGTTCGAGCTGATCCGTTCCCGGACGACGCAACTCACGGTATTCGAGCCCACGCCGATCCAAGCGCTGCCGGACGCGCTCGCCGGTGATGGGAAAATGATAGATGGCGAGACTCGTGACCGCTCCTTCCCTCGAGTCCGTCTCCAGCTGTTTCTCGAAGTCTTCGAGCTTGCGCTCCTCGGTGAGCCACACGCGTTCTGCGAAAGTGGGCTTTTTACCGAACATCCGTTCCAGGAGTCCCATGTGCACCGCCTCAAATGATTATTACACCCACGGTTCGAGCGACCTCACTGTTCTCGAACCGTGGCCGTCGGTGAAAGATGCACGGGAACTGGGCGTCCTCGCTTCAGGCCGTGCGAAATCCTCGGGGCGAAACGCACGCCCCGCGAACGTCTCGATTGGAGATCGAGTATATTGCTCGAGTCGAGGCGTCTGCTGGCCGCCACCGTGCTTCCAGCCTCGCCGCCGAAACCTGGCCCACGAGCAAGTGAGCTCGCGACATGTCTCTCTTTCCCTTGTTCCTCGTCAGTTTCATTGGCACCCTGGGCTACAGCATCGTCCTCCCCTTTCTCGTCACCGTCGTCACCAAGTTCGGCGGAAACGCGGTGGTTTACGGAGTCGTGGGAGCCACCTATTCTGCCTGCCAGCTCATCGGCGCGCCCCTGCTCGGCAAGTGGTCGGACGTTTACGGCCGACGCAAAATCCTGCTGCTGAGCCAGCTTGGCACGTTCGCTTCGTGGATCATCTTCCTGCTCGCACTGTCGCTCCCCCCGATTCCCCTCTTCCGGTTCGACGGAGCGGGAGGGGCATGGGTCCTGACGCTCCCTCTACTGGTTCTGTTCGCCGCACGTGCCACCGACGGCCTGACCGGCGGGAACGTCTCGGTGGCGAACGCCTACCTTGCCGACCTGACGCAAGAGTCCGAGCGCAACAAGCAGTTCGGGAAGATGGCGGTCGCCACCAACCTGGGTTTCATCGCCGGCCCCATGTTGACTGGTTTTCTTGGAGCGACGGCATGGGAAGAGACCCTTCCGGTGCTCGCGGCCTTGTCGATATCCCTCGCAGCTTCGTTGGTCATCTGGAAAGTCTTGCCGGAATCACGCCCTTGTGCGCTCAGAAAGAACCCCACGAAGACCGAGGTAAGAAAAATCTTCGGGCAGGAGCAGCGCGAGTGTTTCGAGCTCGAGTCCGACGGCCGAGTGAGCTTCGCGCAGGCGCTCCGTCTAGAGAACGTGCCGTTCTTACTGGCCGTCTACTTCCTGATCTTTCTCGGCTTCAATTTCTTCTACGCCGCATTTCCGGTGCACGCCACGACATCCCTCGGGTGGTCCGTCAAGGAGCTCGGGCTCTTCTTCTCCTTCCTGGGGCTGACGACCGTGCTCGTGCAGGGGCCTCTGCTGGGCAGGCTCGCGGCAAAGCTGCCCGAGTCGCCTCTGGTCGTGGCCGGTGGATTGATCCTCGGAGTGGGCTTCTGGCTCTTTACGTCCGAAAGCCCCGTGTCCCTGTACGCGGGAGCCGCCTGTTTCTCGCTGGGTAACGGCCTCCAGTGGCCGTCCTTCCTCGCGGTCCTGTCCAAGGCGGCAGGCCCACGATACCAGGGTGCGGTGCAGGGCTTCGGTGGAAGCGTCGGGAGCCTGGCGAGCATCGTGGGCCTGATTCTTGGCGGCGTCTTCTACCACTCGCTTCGCGGGGGAACATTCCTCGTCTCCTCCGCGCTGTTCGTGACGGTTTCGATCCTCTCGATCCGCTTCTTCTACTCAAGATCGTGACGGCACGGGCGCGTTCGAGGATGGATGGGTCCTCGTCCAGAAGCTCGCCGATCGCTCTATGGAGAGCCAGGCTGCGCGCCTCGGCCAGGCGATGTCGGTTCACCCGTCATACTCCAAAGAGGCTCAGGTTGGTCCCTCGACCAGAAGCACGATGGCCTCGAACCAGGTATCCGCGATCGCCTCGTAACCGATGTCGTTGGGGTGGAGCCCGTCGGGTCCCTGGCCGCTCAAATCGCCGAGGGTCGCCTGCTCGTGATCGGCGATGGGTACGCCTTGCCGGTTCGCCTCCTGGCGGATCACGTCGTTGAGCCGTGGCACGTTCTCCCAGCCATTCGTCCGAAAGCCATCGGGGTTCAGTCTCGGGTAGGTCCCCACGATGATCGCTTTTCCCTCGCGACGCACGAGCTCCATCATTCTCGCCAGGTTCTCGCGAACGACGGGAAAGCGCGGGGTGGGGTTGTTCACGTCGACGACCCCCTCGAGCAACAAGACGAGGTCGGGGTTGTGCGTGCGCATCTCGAAGCGGATGCGCTCGACACCCTCGGTCGTTCTCTCTCCTCCGATGCCGGCATTGATGAGCTCGAGGCCCG containing:
- a CDS encoding MFS transporter codes for the protein MSLFPLFLVSFIGTLGYSIVLPFLVTVVTKFGGNAVVYGVVGATYSACQLIGAPLLGKWSDVYGRRKILLLSQLGTFASWIIFLLALSLPPIPLFRFDGAGGAWVLTLPLLVLFAARATDGLTGGNVSVANAYLADLTQESERNKQFGKMAVATNLGFIAGPMLTGFLGATAWEETLPVLAALSISLAASLVIWKVLPESRPCALRKNPTKTEVRKIFGQEQRECFELESDGRVSFAQALRLENVPFLLAVYFLIFLGFNFFYAAFPVHATTSLGWSVKELGLFFSFLGLTTVLVQGPLLGRLAAKLPESPLVVAGGLILGVGFWLFTSESPVSLYAGAACFSLGNGLQWPSFLAVLSKAAGPRYQGAVQGFGGSVGSLASIVGLILGGVFYHSLRGGTFLVSSALFVTVSILSIRFFYSRS
- a CDS encoding SGNH/GDSL hydrolase family protein gives rise to the protein MSPEPSSAPAITSGTHLSGDGLSQLAEDFPFKRILCFGDSITLGITLESPPEIHADLSLVEGYVPKLWRRLEERYGTGLELINAGIGGERTTEGVERIRFEMRTHNPDLVLLLEGVVDVNNPTPRFPVVRENLARMMELVRREGKAIIVGTYPRLNPDGFRTNGWENVPRLNDVIRQEANRQGVPIADHEQATLGDLSGQGPDGLHPNDIGYEAIADTWFEAIVLLVEGPT